From Campylobacter concisus, a single genomic window includes:
- a CDS encoding fumarate reductase, producing MTGLIEGFLGKRSDDKKSRTPAAWDRWQSITGFILACFILCHMVFTSTILLGKDAFNAVVGFAEAKFLFGEATWWITNVIAAVIFAIFIAHAFLAMRKFPANYRQYLMFRGHKDRMKHLDTTLWWFQFLTGFALFFAASAHLVDIVFGGHITADKSAAAFHQLEIFYFALLVFMVVHASIGMYRLYVKWISIDGANKHEMFAKRNKAKTIVFAVYGILAIIALIADFVWISH from the coding sequence ATGACCGGGCTTATAGAAGGTTTTTTGGGAAAACGGTCGGATGACAAAAAAAGTCGCACTCCAGCCGCTTGGGATAGATGGCAAAGCATTACAGGGTTTATTTTGGCCTGTTTTATATTGTGCCATATGGTTTTTACTTCTACTATACTACTTGGCAAAGACGCATTTAATGCTGTCGTAGGGTTTGCGGAGGCTAAATTTTTATTCGGCGAGGCTACATGGTGGATCACTAACGTTATTGCCGCGGTAATATTCGCCATTTTTATCGCTCATGCATTTTTAGCTATGAGAAAATTTCCAGCAAACTACAGACAATATCTAATGTTTAGAGGCCACAAAGACCGTATGAAGCACCTTGATACTACGCTTTGGTGGTTTCAGTTTTTAACCGGTTTTGCTCTATTTTTCGCAGCCAGTGCGCACTTAGTGGATATAGTCTTTGGCGGACATATTACTGCCGACAAATCAGCGGCTGCATTTCATCAACTAGAAATTTTCTACTTCGCACTACTTGTTTTTATGGTCGTTCACGCTAGTATCGGTATGTACCGCTTGTATGTCAAATGGATAAGCATTGATGGTGCAAATAAGCACGAAATGTTTGCCAAAAGAAATAAGGCAAAAACAATTGTATTTGCCGTTTATGGCATACTTGCTATAATTGCGCTAATCGCCGATTTTGTGTGGATCAGCCATTAA
- a CDS encoding prolipoprotein diacylglyceryl transferase, with the protein MEIWNDIYNHFDPVAFSIFDFSVHWYGLMYILALVLALAMAKYLVKKDKIPISNQLLDNYFFWVEIGVILGARLGWVLVYSGEASYYLTQPWQIFNPFHNGEFIGIRGMSYHGAVVGFLLATILFCKRYKQNAWQLLDLCAICIPFGYTFGRIGNFLNQELFGRVTDVPWAINVFGQPRHPSQLYEAFLEGLVIFSILFLYRKYNKFNGELIALYAILYTFARFVCEFYREPDSGLGFIIFGLSMGQILSLIMCGFGIFIYAMLYKKFSKL; encoded by the coding sequence ATGGAAATTTGGAACGACATTTATAACCACTTTGACCCGGTAGCATTTAGCATCTTTGACTTTAGCGTGCACTGGTATGGGCTTATGTATATTTTAGCCCTTGTTTTGGCGCTTGCCATGGCAAAATATCTCGTTAAAAAAGATAAAATCCCAATCTCAAATCAGCTCTTGGATAATTACTTTTTCTGGGTTGAAATAGGCGTTATTTTAGGCGCTAGGCTTGGCTGGGTTTTAGTCTATTCTGGTGAAGCTAGCTACTATCTAACGCAGCCTTGGCAAATTTTCAACCCTTTTCACAACGGCGAATTTATAGGAATTCGCGGCATGAGCTATCACGGCGCTGTAGTTGGCTTTTTGCTAGCGACAATTTTATTTTGCAAAAGATATAAGCAAAATGCTTGGCAGCTACTTGATCTTTGCGCCATCTGCATACCTTTTGGCTACACCTTTGGCAGGATAGGAAATTTCTTAAATCAAGAGCTTTTTGGCAGGGTCACAGATGTGCCTTGGGCGATAAATGTCTTTGGTCAGCCAAGACATCCAAGCCAGCTTTACGAGGCATTCTTAGAAGGTTTAGTTATTTTTTCCATTTTATTTTTATATAGAAAATATAATAAATTTAATGGCGAACTCATAGCACTTTACGCCATTTTATACACATTTGCAAGATTTGTTTGCGAGTTTTACAGAGAGCCTGATTCTGGACTTGGATTTATTATTTTTGGTCTATCAATGGGGCAAATTTTATCACTTATTATGTGTGGTTTTGGAATTTTTATTTATGCCATGCTTTATAAAAAATTTTCAAAGCTCTAA
- a CDS encoding phosphoenolpyruvate carboxykinase, with the protein MQTIDRIFKAQLDIKKSNFLAFLCPISEFKRLHESLKEEHFKAVHVVWATRELNKYGQIVENQSDDGEPKGTSGQPSLNALRGAELINVGVLIVRYFGGIKLGTGGLVRAYSGAVNEVINEAIKDGGVMKFEIKDEIKFFTPFSLMSRFEHYFATKNLSEFEKEFNDLGAIWSVNLNEAEFAELFKFCKEFEASEFKFLALALSGKSLFAHQS; encoded by the coding sequence TTGCAGACGATTGATAGGATTTTTAAAGCCCAGCTTGATATAAAAAAGTCAAATTTTTTAGCATTTTTATGCCCGATAAGTGAGTTTAAGAGATTGCATGAGAGCCTAAAAGAAGAGCATTTTAAGGCTGTTCACGTAGTTTGGGCGACAAGAGAGTTAAACAAATACGGCCAAATCGTTGAAAATCAAAGCGACGATGGTGAGCCAAAGGGCACTAGCGGACAGCCAAGCCTAAACGCGCTAAGAGGGGCGGAGCTTATAAACGTTGGCGTCTTGATAGTCAGGTATTTTGGCGGGATAAAGCTTGGCACTGGAGGGCTTGTAAGAGCCTACTCTGGGGCTGTGAATGAGGTGATAAATGAAGCGATAAAAGATGGTGGCGTGATGAAATTTGAGATAAAAGATGAGATCAAATTTTTTACGCCATTTTCATTAATGAGCCGCTTTGAGCACTATTTTGCCACTAAAAATTTAAGCGAGTTTGAAAAAGAATTTAATGACCTTGGAGCGATCTGGAGCGTAAATTTAAATGAGGCAGAATTTGCCGAGCTATTTAAATTTTGCAAAGAATTTGAAGCAAGCGAGTTTAAATTTTTAGCCCTTGCCCTTAGTGGCAAGAGTTTATTCGCTCATCAAAGCTAA
- a CDS encoding UTP--glucose-1-phosphate uridylyltransferase — MIQTCLFPAAGYGTRFLPATKSLPKEMLPILTKPLIHYGVDEALEAGMDNMAFVTGRGKRALEDYFDISYELEKEIAGSSKESLLSEVRNLMSSCTFSFTRQNAMKGLGHAIYTGKTLVRDEAFGVILADDLCINENGEGVLSQMVKIYEKYRCSVVAVMEVPKEQTKSYGVVSGRFIEDDLIMVDDMVEKPDPAEAPTNLAIIGRYILTPDIFNILERTKPGKNGEIQITDALKTQAKDGMVLAYKFKGKRFDCGSIDGFVEATNFFYERSK; from the coding sequence ATGATACAAACTTGCCTATTTCCAGCGGCTGGATATGGAACGAGGTTTTTGCCAGCTACAAAATCGCTCCCAAAAGAGATGTTGCCAATACTTACAAAACCGCTCATTCACTACGGCGTTGATGAGGCACTTGAGGCTGGCATGGATAATATGGCCTTTGTCACAGGACGCGGGAAAAGGGCGCTTGAGGACTATTTTGACATCAGCTACGAGCTAGAAAAAGAGATCGCAGGTAGCTCAAAAGAGTCGCTGCTAAGCGAAGTTAGAAATTTAATGAGCTCATGCACATTTTCATTTACTAGGCAAAATGCTATGAAAGGCCTTGGACATGCCATTTATACGGGCAAAACGCTAGTTCGAGATGAAGCATTTGGGGTCATTTTGGCAGATGATCTATGCATAAATGAAAATGGCGAGGGTGTGCTTTCACAGATGGTTAAAATTTATGAAAAGTATCGCTGCAGCGTAGTTGCAGTGATGGAGGTGCCAAAAGAGCAGACCAAGTCTTACGGCGTCGTAAGCGGTAGGTTTATAGAAGATGATCTCATAATGGTCGATGATATGGTTGAAAAGCCTGATCCTGCCGAGGCTCCGACAAATTTAGCGATAATCGGGCGCTACATCCTAACGCCAGATATTTTTAATATCTTAGAGCGAACAAAGCCAGGTAAAAACGGCGAAATCCAGATCACAGACGCTCTAAAAACGCAGGCAAAAGATGGCATGGTGCTAGCTTATAAATTTAAAGGCAAGAGATTTGATTGCGGCAGCATCGATGGCTTTGTCGAGGCTACAAATTTCTTTTACGAGCGCAGTAAATGA
- a CDS encoding glucose-6-phosphate isomerase: protein MIETSFKFNFASSEVIDSYAKRINDEYESGEIGYYHLPALGQNLLGEIEEYEKGLAHIKNVVLVGIGGSSLGVKALKSMLDGTKGIKRELLFLDNVDPCSYKSTLDGVKFDETLFIISSKSGNTIETITIFKCLLDDFKPQNLGKNFLIITDPGTNLENFAKENGIKFFNIPKNVGGRFSVLSAIGLVPLGICGYDIKALLEGALACKKQYIEQKDSSIVAKAYHYATSRNASINVIFSYCDRFFEFNDWYVQLWAESLGKKRGYKRVGLTPVGLVGSRDQHSFLQLIMDGVKDKSVTFIKIKDHSSDKTIPNLSLKGLEECDFVAGLSLNELINLQCDATAMALVQEGISVDTITLERLDEFHAGWLIFYYELLTSATGIMLGINTYDQPGVEIGKRILKTMLLK from the coding sequence ATGATAGAGACTTCATTTAAATTTAACTTTGCAAGCAGCGAAGTCATCGACTCCTATGCTAAACGCATAAACGACGAGTACGAAAGCGGTGAGATAGGCTACTATCACCTGCCAGCTCTTGGGCAAAATTTACTTGGCGAGATCGAGGAGTATGAAAAGGGGCTAGCTCATATCAAAAATGTCGTGCTAGTTGGCATCGGCGGCAGTAGTCTTGGCGTAAAGGCGTTAAAATCGATGCTTGATGGCACAAAGGGGATAAAAAGAGAGCTATTATTTTTAGACAATGTCGATCCTTGCAGCTACAAAAGCACTCTTGATGGGGTGAAATTTGACGAGACACTTTTTATAATAAGCTCAAAATCAGGCAATACGATCGAGACGATCACTATTTTTAAGTGCTTGCTTGATGACTTTAAACCTCAAAATTTAGGCAAAAATTTCCTCATCATCACAGATCCTGGCACAAATTTAGAAAATTTCGCCAAAGAAAATGGCATTAAATTTTTCAATATCCCAAAAAACGTTGGCGGGAGATTTAGCGTGCTAAGTGCGATAGGCCTTGTGCCTCTTGGTATCTGTGGATATGATATAAAGGCACTACTGGAGGGCGCGCTTGCTTGCAAGAAGCAATACATCGAGCAAAAAGATAGCTCCATAGTCGCAAAAGCCTACCACTACGCTACTAGCAGAAATGCCAGCATAAATGTCATTTTTAGCTATTGCGATAGATTTTTTGAATTTAACGACTGGTACGTGCAGCTTTGGGCGGAGAGTCTTGGCAAAAAAAGAGGCTACAAAAGAGTTGGTCTTACGCCAGTTGGACTTGTTGGTAGCCGCGATCAGCACAGCTTTTTGCAGCTTATCATGGATGGCGTAAAAGATAAGAGTGTGACGTTTATAAAGATAAAAGATCACTCGAGCGACAAGACTATCCCAAATTTAAGCCTAAAAGGGCTTGAGGAGTGCGATTTTGTAGCAGGACTAAGCCTAAATGAGCTTATAAATTTGCAGTGCGACGCGACTGCTATGGCGCTGGTGCAAGAGGGCATAAGTGTCGATACGATCACACTTGAGAGGCTTGATGAGTTTCACGCTGGCTGGCTCATTTTTTACTATGAGCTGCTAACCTCGGCAACTGGCATCATGCTAGGCATCAACACCTATGATCAGCCAGGCGTTGAGATAGGAAAACGTATCCTAAAAACCATGCTTTTAAAGTAA
- a CDS encoding NADH:ubiquinone oxidoreductase, Na: protein MKKFLLLALFATQIFAFSASKFVNDARSQIGVTLSYDPSYERLAYPMGDVDIKKGVCTDVVVRALRHQDIDLQRLIFEDMSKNFSSYPKKWGLKKADKNIDHRRVLNIATYLKRKGFEVSDDKFLPGDIVTWTLPGNLPHIGVISDKFEGQIPLVIHNIGSGVQEENILYNYKITGHFRLK, encoded by the coding sequence ATGAAGAAATTTCTGCTTTTGGCTCTTTTTGCCACACAAATTTTTGCCTTTTCGGCGAGCAAATTTGTAAATGACGCTAGGTCGCAGATCGGCGTGACGCTAAGTTACGATCCAAGCTACGAAAGGCTCGCCTACCCAATGGGTGACGTGGATATCAAAAAGGGCGTTTGCACGGATGTGGTGGTAAGGGCTTTGAGGCATCAAGATATCGATCTGCAAAGGCTTATCTTTGAGGATATGAGTAAAAATTTTTCAAGCTATCCTAAAAAATGGGGGCTTAAAAAGGCTGATAAAAACATCGATCACAGGCGTGTTTTAAACATCGCTACCTATCTAAAAAGAAAAGGTTTTGAGGTGAGTGATGATAAATTTTTGCCGGGCGATATCGTCACTTGGACGCTACCAGGAAATTTACCTCACATCGGTGTGATCTCAGATAAATTTGAAGGCCAAATACCGCTTGTCATCCACAATATCGGCTCTGGCGTGCAAGAAGAAAATATACTTTATAACTACAAGATCACGGGGCATTTTAGACTAAAGTAG
- a CDS encoding ABC transporter ATP-binding protein, translating into MLEVRGLTQRFASSLLFEDVNLKLNRHNRYGLIGANGAGKSTFLKILSGAIEPTSGEIIIENGLKVGVLGQDQFAFENFTLKDAVLYGNKRLYDAVKEKEKLYMSEEFTDEINERLSELEMISAEEDPSYEYETRIEKILSSLGLNEFDKLMSEVENSDKVKVLLAQVLFPKPDILFLDEPTNNLDIDSIAWLENELNRHEGTLVVISHDRHFLNRVCTNILDVDFKKIREFSGNYDDWYMAANLIAKQHEMERDKKLKEKEELEKFIARFSANASKAKQATSRAKQLEKLDIAEIAVSSRRDPSILFRANREIGNELIELKNVSKKFDDKVIFENFNFKLEKGDKLAIIGHNGVGKSTLCKIIMGELKPDAGEVHIGATIELGYFAQDTVNKIDGELKLYEYLQDAKNKDIDEIRKCLGRMLFSGAEQEKAVGALSGGEKHRVRLAQLMLHRPNLLVMDEPNNHLDLEAIIALGEAFYNFNGSVICVSHDRELIDAFANRILHLKGNGEVVDFKGTYEEYRANLGLES; encoded by the coding sequence ATGTTAGAAGTTAGGGGACTTACTCAAAGATTTGCAAGCAGTTTGCTATTTGAGGATGTAAATTTAAAGCTAAATCGCCACAACAGATACGGACTAATCGGTGCAAATGGCGCTGGCAAATCGACATTTTTAAAAATTTTAAGCGGAGCCATCGAGCCAACTAGCGGCGAGATCATCATAGAAAATGGACTAAAGGTTGGCGTGCTTGGACAAGATCAGTTTGCGTTTGAAAATTTCACTCTAAAAGACGCAGTACTTTATGGCAACAAACGCCTATATGACGCTGTAAAAGAGAAAGAAAAGCTCTATATGAGCGAGGAATTTACAGATGAGATAAATGAGCGCTTAAGCGAGCTTGAGATGATAAGCGCCGAGGAGGATCCAAGCTACGAGTACGAGACTAGGATAGAAAAAATTTTAAGCTCGCTTGGGTTAAATGAATTTGATAAGCTAATGAGCGAGGTCGAAAACTCAGATAAAGTTAAAGTTTTGCTAGCTCAAGTACTATTTCCAAAGCCAGACATCTTGTTCTTAGACGAGCCAACAAACAACCTTGATATAGACTCGATCGCATGGCTAGAAAACGAGCTAAACCGCCACGAGGGCACGCTTGTGGTTATCAGCCACGACAGACACTTTTTAAATAGAGTTTGCACAAACATTTTGGATGTGGATTTTAAGAAAATTCGCGAGTTTTCAGGCAACTACGACGACTGGTATATGGCTGCAAATTTGATCGCAAAGCAGCATGAGATGGAACGCGATAAGAAACTAAAAGAGAAAGAGGAGCTGGAGAAATTTATCGCGAGATTTTCAGCAAATGCGAGTAAGGCAAAGCAGGCGACCTCTCGTGCAAAACAGCTTGAAAAGCTTGATATTGCCGAGATTGCTGTATCAAGTAGGCGCGATCCTAGCATATTATTTCGTGCAAACCGTGAGATAGGAAACGAGCTAATAGAGCTTAAAAATGTAAGTAAGAAATTTGATGATAAGGTGATATTTGAAAATTTTAACTTTAAGCTTGAAAAGGGCGACAAGCTAGCCATCATCGGCCATAACGGTGTTGGTAAAAGTACGCTTTGCAAGATCATAATGGGCGAGCTAAAGCCTGATGCGGGCGAGGTACATATAGGCGCAACCATCGAGCTAGGATATTTTGCGCAAGATACGGTAAATAAGATAGATGGCGAGCTAAAGCTTTATGAGTACTTGCAAGATGCTAAAAACAAGGACATAGACGAGATCAGAAAGTGCCTCGGCAGGATGCTCTTTAGTGGTGCCGAGCAAGAAAAGGCAGTGGGCGCGCTAAGCGGTGGCGAAAAACACCGCGTGAGACTAGCTCAGCTCATGCTTCATAGACCAAATTTACTTGTCATGGACGAGCCAAACAACCACCTCGATCTTGAAGCTATCATCGCGCTTGGCGAAGCGTTTTATAACTTTAACGGCTCAGTCATCTGCGTGAGCCACGACAGGGAGCTTATAGACGCCTTTGCAAATAGAATTTTACACCTAAAAGGCAATGGCGAAGTGGTTGATTTTAAAGGCACATACGAAGAGTATAGAGCAAATTTAGGGCTTGAGAGCTAA
- a CDS encoding aspartate ammonia-lyase yields the protein MATRKEHDFIGELEISDDFYYGIQTFRATENFHMSGRTLKEYPYFVKAFAQIKKAAALANKEVGVLDPKIADTLAKAADRVIAGEFLDQFVVDMVQGGAGTSTNMNANEVITNIALESMGHKKGEYQYIHPNDHTNLGQSTNDTYPSSIKVATYAKLTDLLAAMNLLKDELDKKAKDFKDIIKMGRTELEDAVPTTLGNTFNAFASYIKSDIEKITAARESMTYLNMGATAIGTGINCHPDYKNVVVKKLKDITGVDFKKADDFIAATQDTADFVHVSGALKTAAVRLSKIANDLRLMNSGPRCGLGEINLPQMQPGSSIMPGKVNPVIAEVVGEACYEVIGNDVTIMLCSERGEFELNAFEPGIAYALFNSIFILENAMKTLAEKAVRKLTANPEACLKSVLGSVGIVTAFNPYIGYEKSASIAKEALQTGKAVGDICLERGYLSKEEIDKILEPKNMLNPSMVR from the coding sequence ATGGCAACCAGAAAAGAACACGATTTTATAGGTGAGTTGGAAATCTCTGACGATTTTTATTATGGTATCCAAACATTTAGAGCTACCGAAAATTTTCACATGAGCGGTAGAACACTAAAAGAGTATCCATACTTTGTAAAAGCATTTGCACAAATCAAAAAAGCAGCTGCACTTGCAAATAAAGAGGTTGGCGTTTTAGATCCCAAGATCGCTGATACGCTAGCAAAAGCCGCTGATAGAGTAATAGCAGGTGAGTTTTTAGATCAATTTGTGGTTGATATGGTTCAAGGCGGTGCTGGAACAAGTACAAACATGAATGCAAATGAGGTTATTACAAATATCGCGCTTGAGAGCATGGGTCATAAAAAAGGTGAGTATCAATACATCCATCCAAACGATCATACAAACCTTGGACAAAGCACAAATGACACTTATCCAAGCTCAATAAAAGTAGCAACTTACGCAAAACTTACTGATTTGCTTGCTGCGATGAATCTACTAAAAGATGAACTTGATAAAAAAGCAAAAGATTTTAAAGATATCATTAAAATGGGCAGAACTGAGCTTGAGGACGCAGTTCCTACAACACTTGGAAATACATTTAATGCATTTGCAAGCTACATTAAAAGCGATATCGAAAAGATCACAGCTGCACGCGAGTCAATGACATATCTAAATATGGGTGCAACTGCGATTGGTACAGGTATTAACTGCCACCCTGATTATAAAAATGTAGTTGTTAAAAAGTTAAAAGATATCACTGGTGTTGATTTCAAAAAAGCTGATGATTTCATCGCAGCTACACAAGATACAGCAGACTTCGTTCACGTAAGTGGTGCGTTAAAAACTGCAGCTGTTAGACTTTCAAAAATCGCAAATGACCTTCGTTTGATGAATTCAGGTCCAAGATGCGGCCTTGGCGAGATAAATTTACCACAAATGCAACCAGGCAGCTCAATCATGCCAGGCAAAGTAAACCCAGTTATCGCTGAGGTTGTAGGCGAAGCGTGCTATGAAGTGATCGGTAACGACGTAACTATCATGCTTTGCTCAGAAAGAGGCGAATTTGAGCTAAATGCATTTGAGCCAGGCATCGCTTATGCGCTATTTAACTCTATATTTATCCTTGAAAACGCGATGAAAACACTAGCTGAAAAAGCTGTAAGAAAACTAACAGCAAATCCTGAAGCTTGCTTAAAATCAGTTCTAGGCTCAGTTGGTATCGTAACTGCGTTTAACCCATACATCGGTTACGAAAAATCTGCAAGTATCGCTAAAGAGGCTTTGCAAACTGGTAAAGCAGTTGGCGATATCTGCCTAGAGAGAGGCTATCTAAGCAAAGAAGAGATCGACAAAATTTTAGAGCCAAAAAATATGCTAAATCCAAGCATGGTTAGGTAG